One Aegilops tauschii subsp. strangulata cultivar AL8/78 chromosome 2, Aet v6.0, whole genome shotgun sequence genomic window, aaatgggccagtggtgggccgtggcacgtgtcgacatatcataggcgcctatctgacccactgacgagctgacacgtgtttcgtccggccaataagaattttacacgtggaaatttcccattggtcggggctgttaacgggttattggatccaaaacccgacccgatagcttaacggcgttccgttacggtggatgccacgtgtcggtcacccttgacgaaagcacttctgtgatgcgcgatttatcgtcatggaagtgaacacttccgtgatgataattttggtaatgtcatggaacacttctacgacagcacatgtatgactatcttgattgtgtcataaaatcgtcatggatgtacatgcatgacaaaaaaacgcgacctactgtgacaaacacgtatcatcacggaagtgtattttttttgtagtgtcgcCTCGCCTGCTGCGTGTTGCTTCCTGCTGCTATGCACTGCTATACCGCTGGTACGCTGCTGCGCCATGCCCTCGACACCGTCGTGGACAAATGTGGCGGAGGGATTGTTAATGGAGTACGAGAAGGAGGTGGCGGAGAAGGTGTGGAGAGGCAGGAGGTCTGGGGCGGTGTCACCTGGCTGTGGTGGAGGTGTTTATGCGAGAAGGAGCCGGAGTGGAAGGAGAGGTCACAATTGGAAAGAATCGCAAAAAAAATTATAACCCGGAGATCTCAGTTCAAAAAAATGCTAATATCGATGAAGGGGTGATTTCCTTCAATAGGTGGAAAACATAGGAATATTGGTTGTTATCAAGGAAAGATAAAAATTTAGGAAAGTTAGGATTTATGAACTGATTTCTATGCAAATGGGGTTTTATTGTTTGGTAACGTGATATCAGTACCTGCCCGTTTGTGACGTGTCTGATTAGGAAAGTTTGCAAATGTTAAGAAACTATTTATTGAGAGAAAAGTTGTGACGTgtctgttatttgtttcctaaaacgaatttcactaataagagaaatcgattgatttagataagttaggaaagttagattaatgtattatttgtttcctgaaaatctgttatttgtttcctaagacAAATTGAACCAATAAAAGAAATCGATTGATTTGCATAATTTAAGGAAGTTAGATCCGTGATTTGTTATACGTTAGGAAAGTTGTGGTTGTAATAAAGAGTGAAGAGAAAGATAAACCGATGGGCCAGGGTGGGAGGGGGTGGTGGGAGGAGAGACGAAAAAAACCAGCGAAAATAAACCGAGGACCAGGATGGGAGGGGGTGGTGGGAGGAGAGACGAAAAAAACCAGCGAAAATAAACCGAGGACCGGGTGGGAGGGGGTGGTGGGAGGAGAGACGAAAAAAACCAGCGAAAATAAACCGCGAAGACGATTCACCAACTCGTCCATTAGAAGTAGAGATTCACGGACCTTCCAACTAACTAATaccccctgattttcagggggtggggcccTCCCTCCCCCTTTGGTCCAATCACAGATTGCCACCTCAAATTTACCCGGTTAGGCTCCGTTGATGTAGCATTGCTCGTCTCGGCCTCTCGGGGCTACACCACTGCTCCTCCACACGGAATCGACCGACGCGAGATAAACAACGGAGAAATGGCGAATCCGGTTTAGTAAACATGCAGTAGTTTACAATTTACAAGTGATGTGTAAGTTTTCACAAGATAATGTCGGGCTTTGGCGCGGCGTGTAACAAGCAAGTAGTAGGAGCACTTATACATATAGCCCCGTCGCCGGTCGGCAACGGCAACTCTGGCGGTCCATCTTCACGAACCAACGATGAGCGCCGGGGCGGTGACCAAGTCGGCGCCGGTGCTCGTCGTCGGCCCACCTGGCGGCAACGACGCCGTGGTCCACCTCACCTCCTCCTTCGACCGGATCGTCCCTCCTATTGGGGTCACCGCGCTGCTCCTCTTCGACCGGCCGATCCCCGAGCCGGCGGACACCATCAGGACGGCGCTCTCGAGGGCGCTGGCCCACTACCGCCCCGTCGCCGGCCGCCTcgccgccgacgccgacgccgatgGCAAGCTCCTGCGCATCGAGGGCGCGGCCGGCGTGCCGTTCGTCGCCGCGTCGGCGTCCTACGCGCTGGCGGACGTCACGGTGCCGCTGCTCGGCGGCCTCGCGGCGCGGTACCCCGGAAGGCTCTGCCGCCACGCCGACCCGCTGCTGCTTGTGCAGGTCACCGTGTTCGCCTGCGGCGGGTTCGCCGTCGCCGCGACGTGGAACCACGTGCTGACGGATGGCGAGGGCATGGCGCAGTTCCTGGGCGCCGTCGGGGAGCTCGCGCGCGGGGCGTCCCCGGCGCCGTCCATCACGCCGCTCCGCGCCGACGACGGCTCGCTCCTGAGCCTCCCGCCGTCGACGGTTGCCGCGCAGAAGCAGGGGGGCAGCCCCGTGCTCAAAATGAACCTCGCGCTCCTGGACGTCACCGTCCCCGCCGACCTGATCGGCCGCGTCAGGACCGAGTTCGACGCCGCCGGCCTCGGCGGCCCGTGCACGGCGTTCGAGGCCGTCGCGGCGGTGCTGTGGCGGTGCCGGACCCGCGCGGCCGTCGTCTCAGTCTCCGACGAGGCCCCCGTGACCCTCTTGTTCGCGGCCAACATGCGCCGGCTCGCCGGCGCCAGGCCCGGGTACTACGGCAACTGCGCGGTGCTGCAGCCGCTGACCTCGACGCGCGGCGCGGTGGCGAACGGCGCGGCCGCGGACGTGGCGAGGATGATCCGGCGCGCGAAGGAGAGGATCCCCGACCTGCTCGCCCCCGGCGGCACGACGACGGAGCAGGGGGCGGTGGCGCTGACGTACAGCACGCTGGTGGTGTCGAGCTGGAGGAACCTGGGGTTCGAGGCGGCGGACTTCGGCGGCGGGAGGCCGGCGCGGGTGACATGGCACTGGCACGGGGAGGGGACGACGGTGCCGAGCTGCGTCGTGTGCCCGCCGGGCACGGACGGCGACAACGGCGGGGTCAGCGTGACATCGCTCTTCGTCAGGCCGGAGCACGCCAAGGCATTCCTAGCTGAGCTCGCCGCCATGTCGCCGGCATCCAtgccatcaccatcaccatcaccatgaaTCTGTAAACTTGTAAAGCTGTGATAGTGGAAGTTGTAATAATAAGTTAATAACTCAAGTATGAAAAAAGGCTTTCACAAATGAGGAATTTTTCACTCTATGATTGAACAGAGGGTCAGCTCCTCATTTCAAATAAATTCTTCCCAAGATTTCTCCTTCGAATTCAAGATAATCCACTAGACAAAATATACAGCTGCCTGGCAGTGACTGGGGACACATGAACAAAATTGGAAGGGGGCACAACACACACCCATTCCATCCCCACTCACAAAGGTCTGAACCTTCGGCCATCTTCCCTACATACTACTGCTATAACTATTACCAAGGGCCTGAAGCTGCTACTACTGCTACTATACAAAATCCTGGAGCCCATGGCAGCAAAGGAGCTCCATCATTTGAAGAGCATCTTGAGCTCCTCGATGCGCGAGCTGCGGACCTCCTCGTCCGTGAGCGCCCCGGCGATCATCCGCTGCTTGCGCGCCTGCACCTGCTGCATCCGCTCCTCCACCGTGTCCTTGACGATGAACCGCCTCACATGGACCGCCCTCTTCTGCCCGATGCGGTGGATCCGCATGATGGCCTGCTCCTCCACCGCAGGGTTCCACCACGGATCCTGTGTCGACACGGAACAGAACTTGGTTATTATCACACATTGCTGCCACAGGAAATGTATCACCAAGCAAAAGTAGTTCACTGAATTTACTGGATTGACACAGAGGGTAAGGTGGAATTACCATGAGGAAGACATTGGAGGCAGCAGTCAGGTTCAGGCCCACACCTCCAGCTTTGAGTGACATCAACAGCACCTAATCAATTTCCAGGGATAAAAGATCAGCAACTGAAAATGCTTCAAGAATTACTTGCTTTAAAAATAAACAGAGCAAATAAATAAATGAGCATACATACCAGTTTGTCCTTGCTTTGACTGAACTCATTGAGGACCTTCTCCCGGTGCTTCTGGGTCACCTTCCCATCAAACCTCAAGAACTTGATGCCCTTCTGGTTCAAGGGGATCTCCAAAAGATCAAAGAAAGAAGTGAACTGGCTGAACACGATGCTCTTCTCCCCCTTCTTCCCGAGGTCCTCCAGGGTCGCGAGGAGCCTCACCACCTTGCATGAATCCTTCCAGTTGTTCTTGGCGTCGACCTCGTAGCGGCACTGGACGGGCAGCATGATCAGATCGGCCTTGGTGATGGGGCTTCGGCAGATAGGGCAGGCCCCCCCGGCCGGCGTGCTCCAGCAGGAAAGGAGGCACTCGCGGCACATGCGGTGCGCGCAAGGGGTGATCACGGGGTCATCGGAGGTCGACTCAAGGCAGATAGGGCACTCCGCGGCCGTGCCCTGGCGGATTTCCTCAACGACATCCTCTACAAATGCCCGCGGGGGTACAATGGCACGGCATCCAGAATCATTCTGTGCCCCTTTAAGGAACCGTTCCGCTAGCTCGTCTAGGTCGGTGTACTTCTTGGTATCAGCTTTGCTGCATATTTTGAAAGTTCAGCAAAGAAATTAGAAGATGAGGCGATGAAATGCAAGAGAGTGGTTTTGTTGCAAGTAATGGCTAACCTGATGACCAGGAAAGGGTGATCACAGCACTGCCTTAGACGAAGAAGTAGCTCAAGAATATTAGCATAGTTGTTAAGAACATTGCCTTGTGCCACAAACTTATCGAATTGAACCTGTTGGAATGGAAAGACCATTTtgagttagaaatgagaagaaACTTGTCCATGAACTATTAGATTCTCGCCAAGATGAACAAGAAATATAAAACTTCCATCCTTTCAGTAACTAATAAAAAAAATTGGCCCGTAAACTCTTAGAAGCATATACCTTCGATCTCCTGAAAAGCGCTTCATAGAAATCACGTTCCTCGATAGACTGTTCGCATTCCACAACCTCAACGTTAGCTGGTGGGAGGACCAATATGGGCCTGAAACAAGCATCAGAGTCATGTGGTCAACAATAGTTCCAAGAGGAAAGGCATTTATTTATGCAACTAAGAGTTTCAATGAAATACAAAATAAGAAATGCATACTTTCCCATCTTGTCTTTTGTTTCCTTGTTTCTCCTCAGCATGAGCGGCCTAAGAATAGCTTTGACAAGCTTCAATCCCCTCTCATCACCATTCTCATAAGGTCTCTGAATCAGCTTCTGCCACCTAGAGGGAGATCAAAACAGCTTGTGAATCAGATACATTTTCAACCACAAGTATTTGAAGTGAAAGTCTGATAAAGCCATACCAATTTGAATTACACCATGGCTCTAC contains:
- the LOC109737120 gene encoding acyl transferase 15-like, with product MSAGAVTKSAPVLVVGPPGGNDAVVHLTSSFDRIVPPIGVTALLLFDRPIPEPADTIRTALSRALAHYRPVAGRLAADADADGKLLRIEGAAGVPFVAASASYALADVTVPLLGGLAARYPGRLCRHADPLLLVQVTVFACGGFAVAATWNHVLTDGEGMAQFLGAVGELARGASPAPSITPLRADDGSLLSLPPSTVAAQKQGGSPVLKMNLALLDVTVPADLIGRVRTEFDAAGLGGPCTAFEAVAAVLWRCRTRAAVVSVSDEAPVTLLFAANMRRLAGARPGYYGNCAVLQPLTSTRGAVANGAAADVARMIRRAKERIPDLLAPGGTTTEQGAVALTYSTLVVSSWRNLGFEAADFGGGRPARVTWHWHGEGTTVPSCVVCPPGTDGDNGGVSVTSLFVRPEHAKAFLAELAAMSPASMPSPSPSP